The Patescibacteria group bacterium genomic sequence TACTCGACGGTGATTTTCGGGAGGCAGCTGGCCTTCATCCTCTGCTCATCGAACATCTCGATCTGAATCGAGCCTTTGCCCGAAATGAACGGCTGCCAGAACGGACGCATCCGCTCGTCCTCGATCGGGTCCGGGGCCGGGAGGTGCGCTTCGGAGAACTGCAGTTGGCCGTCCTCCCCTTTTCGGACCCAGCAGGTGCCGACGGTCATGGCGGCATCCAGCTTCGCGATCTCCTCCGGCGTCAGGCCGGCGACCGTGACGGACTCGTGCCCGCGCGACTGGACGTACGCCCGTGCCTTCTCCTTCTCTGATGAACCGAACATGTGTCCTCCTCGTTCAAGTGCCCACGTTCAATACGCCCAACCGCAATCCATGTCAAACGAAAAACCGCCCTGCAGGGGGCGGTTCTCGAGATCCTTCGGCCTCGAGGTGGCCTCAGGATGACTTTGAAGTAACAGGATTGTTACTTCAAAGTCACCTGCGCGCCGGCTTCCTCGAGCTTCTTCTTCATTTCCTCGGCCTCGGCCTTCGCGACGCCGGCCTTCACCACTTTGGGGGCGGCATCCACGATCCCCTTGGCCTCGGCAAGGCCCAGGCCCGTGATTTCGCGCACGGCCTTGATGACGGCGATCTTGCTGGCACCGGCGCCGGTGAGCTCCACGTCGAAGGAGGACTTCTCTTCCGCGGCGGCAGCGCCGGCGCCGGCGGCGGCCATCACCATGGCCGGGGCGGCGGACACGCCGAACTTCGCTTCCAGGCACTTCACGAGCTCGGCGAGGTCGAGCACGGAGAGCTTCTCGATCTCGCTCACGAGGGAGGCGAACTTCGCCGGGACCTCGACTTTCACTTCGTCTGACATAACGATAGGGGGTAGGTAGTAGGGGGTAGGGGGTAGTATGGAGGATTTTTGTCCTACCACCTACCAACTACCACCTACGCACTTTAGTTAAGCCGCCTGCTTCACACGGATCGCTTCCAGCACGCGGACGAAGGCGGACACGGGAGCGAACATGGTGCCCACGACGCGGCCGCGCTGCGCCTGCTTGCTCTCGAGCTTCGCGAGCGCCTTCATGGCGTCCGCGCCGACGAACTTCCCTTCCAGGATGCCGCCGACGATTTGGATCCCTTCCTTATCCTTGCCTTTCGCGAGGTCCGCGACGAGCTTGGCCGGAGCCACTTCGTCCTCCATGCCGAAGGTGGCGAGGATGGAACCGGAGAGCGCCCCCTTTTCGACCTTGAGGCCCGACTGTTCGAGCGCCTTCTGAAGAAGCGTCTTCTTCGCCACGGTGAGCTCGACGCCGGTCTCGCGCCCCTTTGCGCGCAGCGCGTCGGCGTCGCCCATGGTGTACCCCGCGATCGAGGTGAACACCGCCGCCTTCATGCGGCCGAGCTTGTCGACGAGCCCGGAAAGGGCCTCTTCCTTTTGAGCCCTGGTTTTGGCCATAGGTATCGACCTTTAGGTGTATTAAAGAAAATTCTGCGAACGAATCGCAGAAGACACGCGCCAAACGGCGGGGAGGCTGGCCTCGACGGGACTTATCTCGGATCCTTCGCTTTCGCTCAGGACCTTCGGCCCGTTGTCTTTGGCGATCCAATTGCCCCGGCACTATACCCAAGGGCCGGGAGGGCGTCAACCCCCGACCATGGTCCCCGTGAACCGATGCCCGGAGAGGAGCGCGTCGAGATTCTTGAGGTCCGTGCCGTTCACGATGGCCACTTTCATCCTGGACGCGGAGGCGAGCTTCGCGGCCACCGGGTCGAACGGGACGTTCATGCCCGGGTCCCACTCCTCTCCCACCATCTTGCGGAACTCCTTCCAGCCGATCCGCATGACGGGCTCGGCATCCTTGTGCTTGCCCGGATCCTTGTCGTACAAGTAGTCGATGTTGGACAGGTTCACGATGAAATCCGTGCCTAGGCGCTTGGCAAGGCGCACGGCCACGTAGTCGGTGCTCCACCCAGGCTTCCATCCGGCGCCGATCATGACCGGCTTCGCCCAGCGCGTGGGCGCGCGCGTGGGATCCTTGATGACGGCCGGGTGCGCCACGTCGCGGAAGAGGGTGCGCAGCAGGTGGCCGTTCATGCGCGTGGCGTGGATGCCCAGCCAGTCGAGGTCATCGCGGGTGAGGTTGCCCATCTTGCGCGCCGCGTCCTGGTACGCGCGCGCCGTCGCCCCTCCGCCGACGACGATGAGGAACCGCCATCCCCGCGAGACGTGGCGCAGGATGAGCTCGCGGAACCCCTTGAGGAACTCGGTGTCCATGCCGCCCTTGGGCGCCACGATGGATCCGCCGAGGGACAGGACGAAGGTGGGCTTACCGGTCATGTTTCTTTTGCGTGCTTGATAAGCCAGTTGGTGCCCATGCTCACGACCCAGAGCAGGAACGCGGCCATGAACGCGGGAAGGAACCCGGAAACGTGGAACCCTTTCACGATGGTGCTCGTGAGCCAAATCATGAGCGCGTTGATCACGAACGCGAACGCTCCGAGCGTGAGGACGGTCACCGGCAACGTGAGGATGAACAGGAGGGGCCGGATGAGCGCGTTCACGAGGCCGAGCACGAGCGCCGCGACGAGCGCCGCATAGAACCCGTCCACGCCGAATCCTGGGACGACGTTTGCGATGACGATGAGCGCGAGCGCATTGAGGATCCAGCGGAGAATGAGGGACATAGGGTCAGACGGATTCGTATTTGGCCTTGATCTCGCGCACCTTGTTCTCCACCTCTGAAAGCTTTTCCTTGCAGGCGGCGGCGAGCTCGAGCCCGCGCTCGAACTTCTTGAGCCCCTCGTCGAGGTCGGCTTCGTCGCGCTCGAACCACTCGGTAATGGCTTCCAGCTCCTGGAAGGCTTTGGCGAAATTGACGGCTTTCTTTGCCATAGTTTGTTGGTACTGCGTGTTGGTGCGCTGCGGCGCGTTTGGGCCTGATGGCGTCGGCGACGAACGCAGCCGCAGGCTGCACCGACGACCCGTCAGGGCCACTCACGCCGAAGGCGCTGACATCATATCAACCTCTGCTTCCCCTTCCCGTTAATCCGCGTCACGTCGGCGTCAAAGCGCCCGCGCGCCAATCGTACCTCGACTTCGGCTCCCACCTCAAGGGCGGACGCGTCGCGGGCCACGTGGCCGCCCACGCTCACGATCCCGTACCCGCGCGCGAGCACGCGCGTGGGGTCGACGTTCTTCAGCAGCCGTTCGCCCCCGAACACGCGCTCGCGCAAGCGCGGGATCCAACGTCCGGCCGCGCCGTCGAAGGCGGAGACGGTCGCGTAGAGCCGCTCGCGCTCCCGAGACACGAACGCTCCGGCGGCTGATGCCACGTGGCCGACCGTCCGTCGATGCGCGTCGAGCTTCTCGCGCAGGCGCGTCTCGACGTGGCGCGCCATACTTTCGACCTCATAGCGCACCTCCTCGCGGCTCGGACAGACGCGCTCGGCCGCGTTGCTCGGCGTGGACGCCCGGACGTCCGCCACGTAGTCGCACAGCGACTCGTCGCGCTCATGGCCGATCCCGACGACGACGGGAATCCGACACGAGAACACGGCGCGGGCCACGGACTCGTCGTTGAACGCGTGCAGGTCCTCCAGCCCGCCGCCGCCGCGCGTGAGCACGAGCACGTCGGGACGCTCCGCCTCGGGGAGCGCGTTGAAATGGGCGAACGCGGCAAGGATCTCGGGCACGGCGCTTGCGCCCTGCACGTGCACGCTCGAAAACAGCACATCCACCCCGCCCCAGCGGTTGCCGAGCACGCGCAGGAAATCGCCGTACGCCGCGGCCTCGCGCGAGGTGATGAGCCCGACGCGCTCGGGAAACCGCGGGAGCGGCCGCTTGCGCGCGCCGTCGAACAGCCCTTCTTCCTGGAGTTTCGCCTTGAGCGCGAGGTACGCCCGCTTGAGCGCCCCTTCGCCGACGAGCTCGACCGCCCGCACGTCCATCTGGAACTTGCCGAACTTGGGGCTCACCTTGGCTCCCCCGGTCACGCGCACGCGCATCCCGTCCTCAAGCGGCACGGACAGCTGCCACACGGTCATGAAGCACTTGAGCACCGCTCCGGCTTCGGCGTCCTTCAGGTCGAAGCTCACCCACTTGCCGTGGCTTACGCGCAAATCCGACACCTCCCCTTCCACGCCCACGTCCGAAGGCACCTCGCGCAGCCGGTCGTTCACCAGGTCGAGGTATTGGGCGACGGAGATGGCGGCGGGGACGGACATGTCAGGAATTCGGCTCGATCACCAGCACGCGCTTCGCTCCCGAAAGGCCGCCCTCTTCCGCGTCCCAGTCGTCCATGGCATCCATGATCGTCTCGAACGGATACACGTATCCCTCCCCGCGTCGCGTCCCTGGATCGTTCGTGATGAACCCCTCCTCCGTCCAGCCGCGGATCACGATCATGTGGTAGAGAGGGCCCGGCTGCTTGAAGTACGGATTATGCAATTCCCTGCCCGCGGCCGGCATGATGACCGGGTGCCCGGCGCGCACTTCGCGCTTGATGTCCTCGACCGTCGGCGCCTTGACGACCTCGGCCGTCTCGTACCCGAAGAATTTCCTGGCGATGACCCCCGTCTCCGCCGCGGTCGTGTCCTCGAAGTACCCGAACTGCTTGTTCTCGAAATCGACGATGGCAAGGAGCTCCTTGTCCGCCCCGTCGGGGTCGAAAGAGGTCCGGCCGTCGTAGAACGCGTCCACCATGAGCAGGCTCGCCTCCTCGCAGGTTTCCTCATGCACCTCGTCCCAGATCGCGAGCGGCGCCTGGGAGGTGAACGGGACGGCGAGGTTGAAGGAGGTTGGGAGAGGCGTTAAGGCCTCAGGCATTGAAGGCTTCAGGGGAGATTTCGCCGGTTTGACTTCCGATGCCGGCACGGCTGCTGGGGCCTTGTCTGCCTGAGGCCTTACCGCCTCTTGAACGGTCACATCCTCGAAGCTCACCGCAGGCGGAAGCTCCGGTTGCATGGCCGAACGGAAATAGTCCGCGATGACCACGCGGTTCACGACGGCCGCCGCGAGGGCGGCGACGGAGAGCGGGACGATGATGAGCATCGGTCGTAAACGCATATCAACGGTACATCGGGACGGCCTTGATCGGCTTGCCGGGACTCGTCTGGAGGCAGCGCTTCTCCCCCTTGGACGGCCCTTCGCACTCGTAGCCGGACGGACATTGGTCGTCCGTGGCGCACACGCAATACGACGCACGCGCTTCGCGGCAGGTGGCGCCGCTCCCGTCGGTAAAGCAGATCACGCCGGGAAACGAACAGGCGTCGTGCACGTCGGGCGTATCGAAGCACTCGCTCACGCGCTCGTACCTCACCGTGCCTCCCGCCGCCTCGCACGCCTCGGTCGCCGGGCGGTTGAACGGTTCTTGCGTGGCGAGCGGCAGCTCCATGAGCGCCACGGTTTCGGGCGCCTTGGCCGTGCGGATCGCGAAGGTCGCCGCGGCGGCGATGACCGCGAGCGCCGCGACGAACAGGAGGAGCAGCCGGCGTTCGGAAATCTCGGCCATAGGCTATTCCTTCGGGACAGGTCGCGCGAACTCCGGAGCGGGCATGGGCTTGTACGGGTCGATGCCCGTCTGGGAACGGACATCCGGGGCGCGGCGCGAAGCCATCACTCCGATAACCGAGATGACGAGCAGCACGGCTCCGACCGTGAACGCGATGGCGAGTTCGTGTTTGATCACCTGTTTCATATTATCGGCAGTTTTCTTGTAACCATTCCTTCAGCTTCCACGTCGCGCGTACGTCATCCTCGTTGTAGTCCAGGATCTTCTGCTTGAGCGCGTCGTCCTTGGTGCCCAGCCATTTCTCGAACCAGATCACGGAGTTGGCTCCCGAGGCGTCTTCCGCGCGCCAGGTGAAGCCGAGATAACTCGCGATGTCCTTCAGGCTGTAGAAGGTGAGCGGGAAGATCACCGCGGGGCGCAGCGCCATGTTGACGTCGATGAGGTTGCGTTCCATGGCCTCGCGCGCGATGGCGCTCGTGCCGTAGCGCGCCGCGAACCGGCGGAGCACGTCGGCCTCGAACGTGCCGTAATGGTACACCGGCGTGTCGAACTCGCTCTCGAGGAACCCGGTGAAGTCGCGCCACATGCGCTCCTGGTCCTCCGGGCTCGACGCGAAGAAGGACCGGTATTCGCTCTGGTTCCCATCGACGACGAGGACGCCGAACAGGTAGTCGAGGTCGCGCAGCGGGTCGCTCTCGATATCGAAGTACACGGCGCGCTTCCCGACCGGGAAATCCACCATGCCCGTGATGAGATGCGTCCCCTTCTTGAGCGCCACGGCCTGGTCGCGCATGCGCTCGATGCGCTCGTGCCGCACGCCAGGCGCGCGATGCG encodes the following:
- the xseA gene encoding exodeoxyribonuclease VII large subunit, with the translated sequence MSVPAAISVAQYLDLVNDRLREVPSDVGVEGEVSDLRVSHGKWVSFDLKDAEAGAVLKCFMTVWQLSVPLEDGMRVRVTGGAKVSPKFGKFQMDVRAVELVGEGALKRAYLALKAKLQEEGLFDGARKRPLPRFPERVGLITSREAAAYGDFLRVLGNRWGGVDVLFSSVHVQGASAVPEILAAFAHFNALPEAERPDVLVLTRGGGGLEDLHAFNDESVARAVFSCRIPVVVGIGHERDESLCDYVADVRASTPSNAAERVCPSREEVRYEVESMARHVETRLREKLDAHRRTVGHVASAAGAFVSRERERLYATVSAFDGAAGRWIPRLRERVFGGERLLKNVDPTRVLARGYGIVSVGGHVARDASALEVGAEVEVRLARGRFDADVTRINGKGKQRLI
- a CDS encoding phage holin family protein gives rise to the protein MSLILRWILNALALIVIANVVPGFGVDGFYAALVAALVLGLVNALIRPLLFILTLPVTVLTLGAFAFVINALMIWLTSTIVKGFHVSGFLPAFMAAFLLWVVSMGTNWLIKHAKET
- a CDS encoding UMP kinase, which translates into the protein MTGKPTFVLSLGGSIVAPKGGMDTEFLKGFRELILRHVSRGWRFLIVVGGGATARAYQDAARKMGNLTRDDLDWLGIHATRMNGHLLRTLFRDVAHPAVIKDPTRAPTRWAKPVMIGAGWKPGWSTDYVAVRLAKRLGTDFIVNLSNIDYLYDKDPGKHKDAEPVMRIGWKEFRKMVGEEWDPGMNVPFDPVAAKLASASRMKVAIVNGTDLKNLDALLSGHRFTGTMVGG
- a CDS encoding 50S ribosomal protein L10, which produces MAKTRAQKEEALSGLVDKLGRMKAAVFTSIAGYTMGDADALRAKGRETGVELTVAKKTLLQKALEQSGLKVEKGALSGSILATFGMEDEVAPAKLVADLAKGKDKEGIQIVGGILEGKFVGADAMKALAKLESKQAQRGRVVGTMFAPVSAFVRVLEAIRVKQAA
- the xseB gene encoding exodeoxyribonuclease VII small subunit; the encoded protein is MAKKAVNFAKAFQELEAITEWFERDEADLDEGLKKFERGLELAAACKEKLSEVENKVREIKAKYESV
- a CDS encoding 50S ribosomal protein L7/L12; this encodes MSDEVKVEVPAKFASLVSEIEKLSVLDLAELVKCLEAKFGVSAAPAMVMAAAGAGAAAAEEKSSFDVELTGAGASKIAVIKAVREITGLGLAEAKGIVDAAPKVVKAGVAKAEAEEMKKKLEEAGAQVTLK